A part of Magnetospirillum sp. ME-1 genomic DNA contains:
- a CDS encoding response regulator, with product MTEVSEQQFKVMLVEDDPGDAGLVKAAFATSRFTCRIEHISDGVEAMKRLRVLAQEGPSSLPDLILLDLNMPRKSGHEVLAEMKADNDLKDLPVVVLTTSDAERDVAAAYHSGASGFVTKPVDVDALFESIQGILEYWFGLMRLPANRP from the coding sequence GTGACTGAAGTCAGCGAGCAGCAATTCAAGGTCATGCTGGTCGAGGATGATCCGGGCGACGCGGGCCTGGTCAAGGCCGCTTTCGCCACCAGCCGCTTCACCTGCCGCATCGAGCATATTTCCGACGGGGTCGAGGCCATGAAGCGCCTGCGCGTGCTGGCCCAGGAGGGGCCTTCGTCGCTGCCCGACCTGATCCTTCTCGACCTCAACATGCCGCGCAAGAGCGGGCACGAGGTCCTGGCCGAGATGAAGGCCGACAACGACCTGAAGGACCTGCCGGTGGTGGTGCTGACCACTTCCGACGCCGAGCGCGACGTGGCCGCCGCCTATCACAGCGGGGCGTCGGGCTTCGTCACCAAGCCGGTGGACGTGGACGCCCTGTTCGAATCCATCCAGGGCATCCTGGAATACTGGTTCGGCCTGATGCGGCTGCCGGCCAACCGGCCTTAG
- a CDS encoding response regulator: MSDSANGHHGRSAQEVVEQLRLEFVDELTETLQSLDVEMDAARNGRCDMRKLVTDCRRAAVQFRGQAANFAMHRLATVAHRLEEYLANTPEVTPPRIWDDLAGYFDLMIRLAQGKAADTDPAALVRALPAKLGFDLGDIEIRNVEVLLVMPHGAQTRFVERELQQCGYRVSLMADSLRAFAMVVETKPDLVIISAMMPDLEGIDLAMALSAMPSTRNIPLAVITSLDKDDDILKLLPKRVPVLFKGASFADDLFKALDNLFLI; the protein is encoded by the coding sequence ATGTCGGATTCTGCGAATGGCCACCATGGCCGGAGTGCCCAGGAAGTCGTCGAGCAGCTGCGGCTGGAATTCGTCGATGAACTGACCGAGACCCTGCAATCCCTGGACGTGGAGATGGATGCCGCCCGCAATGGGCGATGCGACATGCGCAAGCTGGTGACCGATTGCCGCCGCGCCGCCGTCCAGTTCCGGGGCCAGGCCGCCAATTTCGCCATGCACCGTCTGGCCACCGTGGCCCACCGGCTGGAGGAATATCTGGCCAACACCCCCGAGGTGACGCCTCCGCGCATCTGGGACGACCTCGCCGGCTATTTCGACCTGATGATCCGCCTGGCCCAGGGCAAGGCCGCCGACACCGATCCCGCCGCCCTGGTGCGCGCCCTTCCGGCCAAGCTGGGCTTCGACCTGGGCGACATCGAGATCCGCAATGTCGAGGTGCTCCTCGTCATGCCCCACGGCGCCCAGACCCGCTTCGTCGAGCGCGAGTTGCAGCAATGCGGCTACCGGGTCTCGCTGATGGCCGATTCCCTTCGGGCCTTCGCCATGGTGGTGGAGACCAAGCCCGATCTGGTGATCATCTCGGCCATGATGCCCGATCTGGAAGGCATCGACCTGGCCATGGCGCTGTCGGCCATGCCGTCCACCCGCAACATCCCCCTGGCGGTGATCACCAGCCTGGACAAGGACGACGACATCCTGAAGCTGCTGCCCAAGCGCGTTCCGGTGCTGTTCAAGGGCGCCAGCTTCGCCGACGACCTGTTCAAGGCGCTGGACAACCTGTTCCTGATCTGA